One genomic region from Myripristis murdjan chromosome 7, fMyrMur1.1, whole genome shotgun sequence encodes:
- the LOC115361697 gene encoding deoxyribonuclease-1-like: MKIASFNVQRFGLAKVSDPDALSTLVKIVSRYDIILILEVVDVSGASVKVFLKELNSVNTEHHYTLKISVRLGRNRYKEQFLFLYRDDVVDLIDCYQYEDAQVNDLDAFAREPYILHFRPHNTVLKDIVLIPVHTKPCDSEKELDELYEVFLAVRNKWQTDNIMILGDFNADGAYVSDEQMKKIRIRSDKNFHWLIGDDVDTTANTGNEHTYDRIVVYGQDMLAAIVPNSAKPFNFHEEFALTEEMALRVSDHYPVEVELCCSSPVWTAHRDHRSAPDDRAVTVSPQETLQIHVLTLKKENLLLEREKLRLQICLLKQKLGSLPNCSSDWKIGN, from the exons ATGAAGATTGCGTCGTTCAACGTACAGAGATTTGGACTGGCTAAAGTTTCAGATCCAGACGCCCTTTCAACGCTGGTCAAG aTCGTGTCTCGATATGACATTATATTGATTCTGGAGGTGGTGGACGTGAGCGGAGCTTCTGTTAAGGTGTTCTTGAAAGAACTCAATAG CGTCAACACTGAGCATCACTACACTCTTAAGATCAGTGTCCGCCTGGGAAGGAACAGATACAAGGAGCAGTTCTTATTTCTCTACAG GGATGATGTAGTTGACCTGATTGACTGCTATCAGTATGAAGATGCCCAGGTGAACGATTTGGATGCTTTTGCCAGAGAGCCTTACATTCTGCACTTCAGACCACACAACACAG tgctgaaGGACATCGTGCTGATCCCAGTCCACACCAAACCGTGCGACTCAGAGAAAGAGCTTGATGAACTCTATGAAGTCTTCCTGGCCGTCAGAAACAAATGGCAAACCGAT AACATCATGATCCTGGGGGACTTCAACGCAGACGGGGCGTACGTCTCTGATGAGCAAATGAAGAAGATCCGCATCCGCAGTGACAAGAATTTCCACTGGCTGATTGGCGACGACGTGGACACCACTGCAAACACAGGCAACGAACACACCTACGACAG GATTGTTGTGTATGGACAAGACATGCTTGCAGCCATTGTGCCAAACTCAGCCAAGCCATTTAATTTCCATGAAGAGTTTGCTTTGACGGAGGAAATG GCTCTAAGGGTGAGTGATCACTATCCTGTTGAGGTTGAATTatgctgctcctctcctgtgtggacaGCTCACAGAGATCACAGGAGTGCACCGGATGACAGAGCTGTCACAG TGAGCCCCCAAGAGACCTTGCAGATTCATGTGCTGACACTGAAGAAGGAAAATCTCCTGCTGGAACGAGAAAAGCTCCGTCTTCAGATCTGCCTGCTGAAACAGAAGCTTGGTTCACTGCCAAACTGCAGCAGTGATTGGAAAATTGGAAATTAA